Proteins found in one Aspergillus puulaauensis MK2 DNA, chromosome 8, nearly complete sequence genomic segment:
- a CDS encoding dihydrodipicolinate synthase family protein (COG:E;~EggNog:ENOG410PNE3;~InterPro:IPR002220,IPR020624,IPR013785;~PFAM:PF00701;~go_function: GO:0003824 - catalytic activity [Evidence IEA];~go_function: GO:0016829 - lyase activity [Evidence IEA]), whose protein sequence is MAITKLTGILVALITPFTDDGLSIDQGRLKSHIDRLFNAGVHGLVPGGSTGEFTTLSLAERKELLESVIKYTAGRGPVVAGVGSTRTSEAVELAVHAAKAGAGALMVVPPYYDPLNYEQLHELMDTIHKSSNLPIVYYNIPAASGLTLSTQQIADLSAVGVRWLKDTSGNAPDFTELMFSAQRQQISPMNGWDGLTFYGIAAGNEAVIWGAANVIPELAVELWEALTTQNDLRKGRELWSRIWPVCKFLEEYNYSAAVKTGVELRGQPTGPLRKPFALLGEKERRAFKAVLVNAGVRTV, encoded by the coding sequence atggccatcaCAAAGTTAACCggcatcctcgtcgcccttaTAACGCCATTTACCGACGACGGCCTCAGCATCGACCAGGGCCGTCTAAAGTCCCACATCGACCGTCTTTTCAACGCAGGCGTGCACGGCCTCGTCCCGGGGGGCAGCACCGGAGAATTCACAACGCTCTCCCTCGCCGAGCGCAAAGAACTCCTCGAGTCCGTCATCAAATACACTGCCGGGCGAGGCCCTGTTGTAGCAGGCGTCGGCAGCACCAGGACCTCTGAAGCTGTTGAGCTCGCTGTGCACGCAGCCaaggctggtgctggtgctcttATGGTTGTACCGCCGTACTACGACCCGCTGAACTACGAGCAGCTTCATGAGCTTATGGATACGATTCACAAATCGTCTAATCTCCCGATTGTCTACTATAATATCCCCGCGGCTAGCGGTCTCACCCTGTCAACCCAGCAGATTGCGGACTTGTCAGCTGTTGGTGTGAGATGGCTAAAGGATACCTCGGGCAATGCGCCAGACTTCACAGAATTGATGTTCAGTGCGCAGCGCCAGCAGATCTCCCCAATGAACGGGTGGGACGGATTGACATTCTACGGCATCGCGGCAGGCAATGAAGCTGTTATCTGGGGTGCGGCGAATGTCATCCCCGAGCTGGCTGTTGAGTTGTGGGAGGCATTAACCACGCAGAACGACTTGCGCAAGGGCAGAGAACTGTGGAGCAGGATCTGGCCGGTTTGCAAGTTTCTGGAGGAGTATAACTATTCCGCTGCGGTGAAGACGGGCGTGGAACTTAGGGGGCAGCCCACGGGGCCTCTGCGGAAGCCGTTTGCGCTGCtgggggagaaggagaggagggcgtTTAAGGCTGTCTTGGTCAATGCGGGAGTGAGGACCGTGTAG
- a CDS encoding carboxylesterase/lipase family protein (COG:I;~EggNog:ENOG410PVER;~InterPro:IPR002018,IPR029058;~MEROPS:MER0030934;~PFAM:PF00135,PF00326;~SECRETED:SignalP(1-23)), with the protein MMVPYSWTALALALSASFIPAHAQLYDKVIRTEYGPVKGYSYFNQSTLEENWGVSESNVAAFLSIPFAADTSYTNRWKPPQPREPWNETYIADTWGPGCPTSHATDYSEDCLTVNIWTGADSASDKLPVVVYNQGSDEPSNDPVYYGGGLARKGVVAVTFNRRDDVFGYLAHPELNAESVDRNGHSSSGNYGILDFLELLHWVQRNIEHFGGDPSRVTIVGQSFGSAQVYHAVNSKLFKGLFHAAIAESGVRYPYDTLLAGLADSYVTMPKAIENGINYTAAHNASSIEELRQLSTEEILVGSGDRTTSADYWWVTALSTMYPLIYKPVLDGYVLPEKYIDSLRNGPANDVPFITGNNKDESGAALSTNYSAAEYKTYCTLKYGNLSQEYFTLYPGRNITEASLAWNAAARDTSLASSWAFARDWAKSASSPFYTYYWDHAPPSQDQGAYHASELYYALDTLYASSNDHAWTWYDYHVAEIMSSYWVNFAKTGDPNLGGTYPFENLTHWAPVDGESQTVFHVGQGFGDVPLAKPRQVDLILKYFAQQTPY; encoded by the coding sequence ATGATGGTGCCCTACTCCTGGACGGCCCTTGCGCTGGCCTTGTCTGCTTCTTTTATCCCAGCCCACGCACAGCTTTACGACAAAGTCATACGGACCGAATATGGCCCCGTCAAAGGCTACAGTTATTTCAACCAGTCCACTCTTGAAGAGAACTGGGGCGTCTCCGAAAGCAACGTTGCTGCCTTCTTAAGCATTCCATTTGCCGCCGATACCTCGTACACAAACCGCTGGAAACCACCCCAGCCGCGCGAGCCCTGGAACGAAACGTATATCGCCGATACCTGGGGCCCAGGATGCCCTACCAGCCACGCAACGGACTACAGCGAAGACTGCCTCACAGTCAACATATGGACCGGCGCCGATTCTGCCTCCGACAAGCTTCCCGTTGTAGTATACAACCAGGGCAGCGACGAGCCCAGCAACGACCCTGTGTATTACGGCGGTGGTCTCGCCCGTAAAGGAGTCGTCGCTGTTACCTTCAACCGCCGCGATGATGTCTTTGGATACCTTGCCCATCCCGAGCTGAATGCCGAGTCCGTCGATAGAAACGGGCACAGCTCTTCCGGGAACTACGGTATTCTGGATTTCCTGGAACTGCTGCACTGGGTGCAGAGGAATATCGAGCACTTCGGCGGTGATCCCAGCCGCGTCACTATTGTCGGTCAGTCGTTCGGTTCGGCTCAGGTATACCATGCAGTCAACAGCAAGCTCTTCAAGGGTCTCTTCCACGCTGCCATTGCGGAGAGTGGTGTGCGCTATCCATATGATACTCTCCTCGCCGGACTAGCGGACTCGTACGTGACGATGCCCAAGGCTATCGAGAATGGAATCAACTACACCGCGGCACACAACGCCTCCTCCATTGAAGAACTGCGCCAGCTATCTACTGAAGAGATCCTGGTCGGCTCAGGGGATCGAACCACCTCCGCAGACTACTGGTGGGTTACAGCCCTGTCGACCATGTACCCTCTCATCTACAAGCCCGTGCTAGACGGCTACGTGCTGCCCGAGAAATACATCGACAGTCTCCGCAACGGCCCAGCAAACGACGTCCCCTTCATCACAGGTAACAACAAAGACGAGAGCGGCGCAGCTCTATCAACAAATTACTCCGCCGCAGAATACAAAACCTACTGTACCCTGAAGTACGGCAATCTCTCCCAGGAATACTTCACGCTGTACCCCGGCAGAAACATCACAGAGGCAAGCCTGGCTTGGAATGCCGCTGCGAGGGATACATCGCTTGCCTCGTCGTGGGCGTTCGCGAGGGACTGGGCGAAATCCGCATCGAGCCCTTTCTATACGTACTACTGGGACCATGCGCCCCCTTCGCAGGATCAGGGCGCGTACCATGCGTCCGAGCTGTACTACGCCTTGGATACTCTGTATGCGAGCTCCAACGACCACGCCTGGACATGGTATGACTATCACGTTGCGGAAATCATGTCCAGCTACTGGGTGAATTTTGCGAAGACGGGGGATCCGAATCTCGGTGGGACTTATCCGTTTGAGAACCTGACGCACTGGGCGCCGGTGGATGGAGAGTCGCAGACTGTGTTTCATGTTGGTCAGGGCTTTGGTGATGTTCCGTTGGCGAAGCCCAGGCAGGTGGATTTGATTTTGAAGTACTTTGCTCAGCAGACTCCGTACTAG
- a CDS encoding uncharacterized protein (COG:S;~EggNog:ENOG410PXK8;~InterPro:IPR021858): MQCDATRPVCNRCTRFGRTCPGYPDTFAFKSFDGVSNRLSSVPESDSTLQMEPRTDQDALASVANVDLQLHTAYPPSLPQYIPTTCTDSSSLAFFFHHHVLIVDKSPCGGHLAFLPEFYQEKETVPCLRHAILSIGYLSLFKTHRSRIFWVQAARNYSAALAALAAAIETTESAVRDEVFASALFLSMFTDLDSTQRTRVNAHIPGVYALIQARGTASLSGKYARRLLAWAFNQLQTQAMANNEYGYSYFPSLFQDIHRPDSVCRAISLVNAISGFCQSTTDAKNLQGSRSTFAADAENVLNEIVRWEQSLPGHWKRQLQEMKRTDIPCTERVSSLNTWTACFLALINSSILTFYIQYLDLCASSLPYCDAVIEPNLPFYHSNIPQRIADSINIICSSVRYTLGDFNASLQFQPLEHVSHGVTYNLHWPTSLVSNCPFASPDQVSLCTEALRHTEGT; this comes from the exons ATGCAGTGCGATGCTACGCGCCCTGTGTGTAACCGATGTACGCGATTTGGGCGCACTTGTCCCGGCTATCCTGACACCTTTGCGTTTAAATCCTTCGATGGCGTGTCGAACCGCCTATCCTCAGTCCCCGAATCGGATAGCACACTACAGATGGAACCTCGCACCGACCAGGATGCACTTGCATCAGTAGCAAATGTTGATCTCCAGCTGCATACCGCGTATCCACCATCTCTGCCCCAGTATATCCCGACCACTTGCACGGATTCCTCCTcacttgctttctttttccatcaTCACGTATTAATCGTCGACAAGTCGCCCTGTGGCGGCCATCTTGCCTTTCTACCGGAATTTTAccaggaaaaagaaacagtgccctgcctcaggcacgcCATTCTAAGTATCGGCTATCTCTCTCTGTTCAAGACGCATCGGTCGCGCATCTTCTGGGTCCAGGCGGCAAGGAATTACAGtgctgcgctggctgctctcgctgcagcGATCGAGACGACCGAGTCGGCTGTTCGAGATGAGGTCTTTGCTTCGGCTTTGTTTCTAAGCATGTTTACG GATCTGGACAGTACGCAGAGAACACGGGTAAACGCTCATATCCCTGGTGTTTATGCGTTGATACAGGCGCGAGGCACTGCTTCGCTAAGCGGGAAATACGCCCGGCGTCTCCTTGCTTGGGCGTTTAATCAACTA CAAACACAGGCAATGGCGAATAATGAATATGGGTATTCGTACTTTCCATCGCTCTTCCAGGACATACACAGACCAGACAGCGTTTGCCGAGCAATCAGTTTGGTCAATGCGATTTCAGGATTCTGCCAGTCTACCACGGACGCAAAGAACCTACAGGGATCGCGTTCCACGTTTGCCGCTGATGCTGAGAATGTCTTGAATGAAATTGTCAGATGGGAACAGAGTCTCCCCGGGCACTGGAAGCGACAGCTTCAGGAAATGAAGCGTACTGATATACCATGTACCGAAAGAGTTAGCAGTCTCAATACCTGGACTGCGTGCTTCTTGGCTCTCATCAACTCAAGCATCCTCACGTTCTACATCCAATACTTGGATCTGTGCGCCAGTTCCCTACCCTACTGCGATGCCGTTATAGAGCCCAACCTGCCATTTTACCACTCCAACATCCCACAGCGGATCGCAGACtcaattaatattatctgcTCCTCAGTCCGCTACACATTAGGCGATTTTAACGCCAGCTTGCAGTTCCAACCATTGGAGCATGTTAGTCATGGCGTCACCTACAATCTACACTGGCCGACGTCGCTTGTTTCCAACTGTCCCTTTGCATCGCCGGACCAGGTCTCTCTTTGCACAGAAGCACTGCGGCATACCGAAGGCACATGA
- a CDS encoding uncharacterized protein (COG:S;~EggNog:ENOG410PHC5;~InterPro:IPR021858;~PFAM:PF11951) has translation MSLALVDVLADSTINSSLEELDSHSRDIQSQYQGGMAVGPFGVLNLSLKPDSPMSVPASTAPPPYMQVMDPDAQMQMEDQSALTDLLSDPVDMSPGLDFLGDQGYLEWADIFDLDSPPLELPVATGEQEFGMDLIFCPPEQLLSQQIASIDLLSEAPMLLRHFKDHLIPQIIWLPTTKKSLWTIMFLPTTSYTLSELTYLRQGTIQQARLANLYAILACSAYHLSVNPRFTTAYSVEQWQTLASTTYSTAQKALRLTLELEFQGPGKAKYKDQLMALLSMTTFAILCEKQTDTRSLFLATESLIRLRGLVKPYISRRARLLHHMYTWIRILTESTFLLHDAIAQPPPVATLQASSSYTNPITPSTQVDTFLRIEPTKSRNDNDLNIDELKDAKAGLDDIHLEDSRTFSGAMHMQINGVSETWLSLLSQTMRLANVLDRVHAGQQVQHEALVGLQKRAAHLEDMVCSFTSRGQALNNNNISLNIHHRLQQPMVRALNSALVLYFYRRIRSVNPCILQGYVTQIIDAIRDFESALAHHGLEGPGTGWPAFMAGCEAIGAERREFLLHWMERAGAKCGMPAYARAREIMVEVWRRRDSGLSRGGGSGSSSRAKRQTRSQSEAGGPMSASWMEISKEEGWWLLLA, from the exons ATGAGTTTAGCGCTGGTCGATGTACTGGCTGATAGTACGATTAATAGTTCTTTAGAAGAACTTGATTCACACTCAAGGGATATACAGAGCCAGTATCAGGGGGGGATGGCGGTTGGGCCGTTTGGGGTGCTGAATCTCAGCTTGAAGCCGGACTCGCCCATGTCTGTTCCTGCGTCTACTGCGCCCCCGCCGTATATGCAGGTAATGGATCCTGATGCTCAAATGCAAATGGAGGACCAGAGCGCCCTTACGGACCTGCTCAGTGACCCCGTTGATATGTCGCCTGGGCTTGACTTCCTCGGTGACCAGGGATATCTCGAATGGGCGGATATATTCGATTTAGATTCGCCGCCTCTGGAACTGCCTGTAGCCACGGGAGAGCAGGAGTTTGGGATGGATTTAATATTCTGTCCGCCGGAGCAGCTTCTGTCACAGCAGATTGCTTCCATTGACCTACTATCTGAAGCGCCGATGTTGTTGCGCCATTTCAAGGACCATCTCATTCCCCAGATCATCTGGCTACCGACGACCAAAAAGTCGTTGTGGACGATCATGTTTCTCCCAACGACATCGTATACCCTGTCTGAATTGACATATCTCAGGCAAGGAACTATCCAGCAAGCCAGGCTGGCGAATCTATATGCAATCCTTGCTTGCTCGGCATATCACCTTTCGGTAAATCCACGATTCACAACGGCCTATTCTGTCGAGCAGTGGCAAACCCTAGCCTCCACGACATATTCCACTGCTCAGAAGGCTCTTCGTCTGACACTGGAGCTGGAATTCCAGGGCCCAGGCAAGGCCAAGTATAAAGACCAGCTCATGGCCTTGTTGAGCATGACAACCTTTGCC ATACTCTGCGAGAAACAAACCGACACGCGATCTCTCTTCCTGGCAACCGAATCACTCATCCGCCTGCGCGGGCTCGTCAAGCCCTACATCTCCCGCCGTgcccgcctcctccaccacatGTACACCTGGATACGCATCCTGACAGAAAGtactttcctcctccacgacgCAATCGCCCAGCCTCCACCAGTAGCAACACTGCAAGCCTCATCATCCTACACCAACCCCATAACTCCATCCACCCAAGTAGACACCTTCCTCCGCATCGAACCCACCAAATCCCGCAACGACAACGACCTCAACATCGACGAGCTGAAAGACGCCAAGGCTGGGCTCGACGATATCCACCTCGAGGACTCACGCACCTTCAGCGGCGCCATGCACATGCAGATAAACGGGGTCTCGGAGACCTGGCTCAGCCTGCTGTCCCAGACGATGAGGCTCGCGAATGTCCTTGATAGGGTGCATGCGGGCCAGCAGGTCCAGCATGAAGCACTAGTTGGGCTGCAGAAACGCGCGGCGCACCTGGAGGACATGGTTTGTTCGTTTACGTCGAGAGGACAGGCActgaataataataatatttccCTAAATATCCACCACAGACTACAGCAACCAATGGTCCGCGCCCTGAACTCCGCGCTGGTACTGTACTTCTACAGACGAATCCGTTCCGTAAACCCGTGTATCCTGCAGGGATACGTTACGCAGATCATAGACGCCATTCGCGACTTTGAATCCGCACTGGCACATCATGGGCTCGAGGGCCCAGGAACCGGGTGGCCGGCCTTCATGGCGGGTTGCGAGGCGATTGGAGCTGAGAGACGCGAGTTCTTGCTACACTGGATGGAGAGGGCTGGGGCGAAGTGTGGGATGCCTGCTTATGCGCGCGCGAGGGAGATTATGGTTGAggtttggcggaggagggattcTGGTTTGAGTAGAgggggtgggagtgggagtagTTCGAGGGCAAAGCGCCAGACGAGAAGCCAGAGTGAAGCCGGGGGACCAATGTCTGCGAGTTGGATGGAGATatcgaaggaggagggatgGTGGTTGCTCCTTGCTTAG
- a CDS encoding uncharacterized protein (COG:S;~EggNog:ENOG410PMZJ;~InterPro:IPR038921;~SECRETED:SignalP(1-17)): MKLPAIALLLSATLVTATKEPLQNANHIFNSIHASMRQFGSSLHHNGMSFFLATVPQGIPLYHGSASPDLLKDVGWMAFEPEHAMVFARPSRGRRSQDISPGQTDQVPLAASGGTAEEGSFGFLHTYRTAKDLRLVYIDGTSTGKSRIGTLDSQDRILFNDTIAGGVGMEEQRARTVCHIAKDSWQGRIDGVVRMAAGFEIILCDPEVNLVSVRVMAVKGQDRDKDKDSHDTRSKNKDGKGKGKPRGKGKPAELMRAVTSRFHGIGGERVRLNYDHFVTAYTHHLDLCPSESKGPRLQHLSTESLEPLRDNLTNLVMEHEVNAGTVNWQAIADLVVDKYAPLLRGLLRKNKHHHQKVNAGLEITRIMAPFDGSDIDESVSLCATQFVSMPDGNSSLAHRAIYTVSHRICSTLLELRDEMDKEVVSSAIRELMAYLDWTAWKECRGCKDTEFCAVPIWPQGSQEDYERPKCQKFTKAYGAGGDYWGPVWN; encoded by the coding sequence ATGAAACTCCCAGCAATAGCACTCCTCCTTTCAGCAACCCTCGTCACCGCTACCAAAGAACCCTTACAAAATGCAAACCACatcttcaactccatccacgCCTCCATGCGCCAATTCGGCTCCTCCCTCCACCACAACGGCATgtctttcttcctcgccaccGTTCCCCAGGGTATCCCGCTTTACCACGGCAGCGCGAGTCCAGATCTCCTTAAGGACGTCGGCTGGATGGCATTTGAGCCTGAACATGCGATGGTCTTTGCGCGGCCGTCACGAGGCCGTCGTAGTCAGGATATAAGCCCCGGTCAAACAGATCAAGTTCCTCTCGCTGCATCTGGTGGAACTGCAGAGGAGGGATCTTTTGGATTCCTGCACACGTATCGCACTGCGAAGGATCTTCGACTCGTTTACATTGATGGTACGTCTACGGGGAAGTCAAGAATCGGAACGCTGGACTCGCAGGATCGCATCCTGTTTAATGATACAATCGCTGGCGGTGTtgggatggaggagcagcgtGCGCGGACAGTTTGTCATATCGCGAAGGATAGCTGGCAGGGCCGAATCGATGGGGTGGTTCGGATGGCTGCCGGGTTTGAGATTATTCTCTGCGATCCTGAAGTGAATTTGGTTTCTGTACGGGTTATGGCTGTTAAGGGTCAGGATAGGGATAAGGATAAGGATTCCCACGATACAAgatctaaaaataaagatggaaagggaaagggaaagccCCGTGGAAAAGGAAAACCGGCTGAGCTGATGAGAGCAGTGACCTCTCGGTTTCATGGTATCGGCGGCGAGAGGGTCCGGCTTAACTATGACCACTTTGTCACGGCATATACCCATCATCTTGATCTGTGTCCTTCGGAGAGCAAGGGTCCGCGGTTACAGCACCTCTCGACAGAGAGTCTCGAGCCACTACGGGATAATCTGACCAACCTCGTCATGGAGCACGAAGTCAACGCCGGGACAGTCAATTGGCAGGCGATTGCAGATCTGGTCGTTGACAAGTACGCCCCATTACTGCGCGGGTTGCTTCGGAAGAACAAGCATCATCACCAGAAGGTGAATGCCGGTTTGGAAATTACCAGGATAATGGCACCGTTCGACGGGTCTGATATCGATGAATCAGTATCGCTTTGTGCAACGCAGTTCGTCTCAATGCCGGACGGCAACTCGTCCCTTGCACATCGGGCGATATACACAGTAAGCCACAGGATATGCTCTACGCTCTTGGAGCTAAGGGATGAGATGGATAAAGAAGTTGTTTCCTCTGCGATCCGGGAGTTAATGGCGTATCTTGACTGGACAGCATGGAAAGAGTGTCGCGGGTGTAAGGATACTGAATTCTGCGCTGTTCCGATCTGGCCGCAGGGTTCTCAGGAGGATTATGAGAGGCCAAAATGTCAGAAGTTTACCAAGGCCTATGGAGCAGGGGGGGACTACTGGGGACCTGTATGGAATTGA